The proteins below come from a single Lepidochelys kempii isolate rLepKem1 chromosome 20, rLepKem1.hap2, whole genome shotgun sequence genomic window:
- the LOC140901098 gene encoding inositol polyphosphate 1-phosphatase-like isoform X3, whose product MHPRSTMSALLKSLVGASEKSARIAQLCRQEEALFQLLIEEKTGTDKNKKFVQDFKTLADVLIQEVIKHDVGKEFPELHGHICGEESNKFENSLGETLVVQVCTTQRDTASLLFKILDRNQPAAELLAAAIHQEVALQDPALDTVALAIPPERLAIWIDPIDSTNQYIRGQASVAPIGGICPSGLRSALVLIGAYDRSSGDPVLGVINEPFFREDPLTHRWQGVYHWGVSYQGTSLCSLSRPPLRPEPSVVLSRSETPAIQRVLRPLYGERLLFASGAGYKMLCVILGLAEAYVLSEGSTFKWDSCAPHAILRALGGGMVDLEAALQAWRAGQRGALPELTYSQPAGGAVGAERWANRGGLVAFMHREHLEVVLATLATAAL is encoded by the exons ATGC ACCCCCGCTCCACCATGTCAGCCCTGCTGAAGAGCCTAGTGGGTGCGTCGGAGAAGTCAGCCCGCATCGCCCAGCTGTGCCGCCAGGAGGAGGCGCTCTTCCAGCTGCTCATTGAGGAGAAGACGGGCACTGACAAGAACAAGAAGTTTGTGCAGGATTTCAAGACGCTGGCGGACGTGCTCATCCAGGAGGTCATAAAGCATGACGTGGGCAAGGAG TTCCCAGAGCTGCACGGCCACATCTGCGGGGAGGAGTCCAACAAGTTTGAGAACAGCCTGG GAGAGACCCTGGTGGTGCAGGTGTGCACGACCCAGCGGGACACGGCCTCGCTGCTCTTCAAAATCCTGGACCGGAACCAGCCGGCGGCCGAGCTGCTGGCAGCGGCCATCCACCAGGAGGTGGCGCTGCAGGACCCGGCGCTGGACACCGTGGCGCTGGCAATCCCCCCGGAGAGACTGGCCATCTGGATCGACCCCATTG ACTCCACCAATCAGTATATCCGTGGCCAGGCCAGCGTGGCGCCCATTGGTGGCATCTGCCCGTCCGGGCTGCGCTCGGCACTGGTGCTCATCGGGGCGTATGACCGCAGCTCGGGGGACCCGGTCCTGGGGGTCATCAACGAGCCGTTCTTCCGGGAGGACCCCCTCACCCACAG GTGGCAGGGCGTGTATCACTGGGGCGTCTCGTACCAGGGCACCAGCCTGTGCTCGCTGAGCCGGCCCCCGCTGCGCCCCGAGCCCTCCGTCGTCCTGAGCCGCAGCGAGACGCCGGCCATCCAGCGGGTGCTGAGGCCCCTGTATGGGGAGCGGCTGCTCTTCGCCTCGGGCGCCGGCTACAAGATGCTGTGCGTGATCCTGGGGCTGGCCGAGGCCTACGTCCTCTCGGAGGGCAGCACCTTCAAGTGGGACTCGTGCGCCCCCCATGCCATCCTGCGGGCCCTGGGCGGAGGGATGGTGGACCTGGAGGCTGCCCTGCAGGCCTGGCGCGCcggccagcggggggcgctgcCAGAGCTGACCTACAGCCAGCctgcggggggcgctgtgggggccGAGCGCTGGGCCAACCGGGGCGGCCTGGTGGCCTTCATGCACCGTGAACACCTGGAGGTGGTGCTGGCCACGCTGGCCACTGCTGCCCTGTGA
- the LOC140901098 gene encoding inositol polyphosphate 1-phosphatase-like isoform X4, producing MSALLKSLVGASEKSARIAQLCRQEEALFQLLIEEKTGTDKNKKFVQDFKTLADVLIQEVIKHDVGKEFPELHGHICGEESNKFENSLGETLVVQVCTTQRDTASLLFKILDRNQPAAELLAAAIHQEVALQDPALDTVALAIPPERLAIWIDPIDSTNQYIRGQASVAPIGGICPSGLRSALVLIGAYDRSSGDPVLGVINEPFFREDPLTHRWQGVYHWGVSYQGTSLCSLSRPPLRPEPSVVLSRSETPAIQRVLRPLYGERLLFASGAGYKMLCVILGLAEAYVLSEGSTFKWDSCAPHAILRALGGGMVDLEAALQAWRAGQRGALPELTYSQPAGGAVGAERWANRGGLVAFMHREHLEVVLATLATAAL from the exons ATGTCAGCCCTGCTGAAGAGCCTAGTGGGTGCGTCGGAGAAGTCAGCCCGCATCGCCCAGCTGTGCCGCCAGGAGGAGGCGCTCTTCCAGCTGCTCATTGAGGAGAAGACGGGCACTGACAAGAACAAGAAGTTTGTGCAGGATTTCAAGACGCTGGCGGACGTGCTCATCCAGGAGGTCATAAAGCATGACGTGGGCAAGGAG TTCCCAGAGCTGCACGGCCACATCTGCGGGGAGGAGTCCAACAAGTTTGAGAACAGCCTGG GAGAGACCCTGGTGGTGCAGGTGTGCACGACCCAGCGGGACACGGCCTCGCTGCTCTTCAAAATCCTGGACCGGAACCAGCCGGCGGCCGAGCTGCTGGCAGCGGCCATCCACCAGGAGGTGGCGCTGCAGGACCCGGCGCTGGACACCGTGGCGCTGGCAATCCCCCCGGAGAGACTGGCCATCTGGATCGACCCCATTG ACTCCACCAATCAGTATATCCGTGGCCAGGCCAGCGTGGCGCCCATTGGTGGCATCTGCCCGTCCGGGCTGCGCTCGGCACTGGTGCTCATCGGGGCGTATGACCGCAGCTCGGGGGACCCGGTCCTGGGGGTCATCAACGAGCCGTTCTTCCGGGAGGACCCCCTCACCCACAG GTGGCAGGGCGTGTATCACTGGGGCGTCTCGTACCAGGGCACCAGCCTGTGCTCGCTGAGCCGGCCCCCGCTGCGCCCCGAGCCCTCCGTCGTCCTGAGCCGCAGCGAGACGCCGGCCATCCAGCGGGTGCTGAGGCCCCTGTATGGGGAGCGGCTGCTCTTCGCCTCGGGCGCCGGCTACAAGATGCTGTGCGTGATCCTGGGGCTGGCCGAGGCCTACGTCCTCTCGGAGGGCAGCACCTTCAAGTGGGACTCGTGCGCCCCCCATGCCATCCTGCGGGCCCTGGGCGGAGGGATGGTGGACCTGGAGGCTGCCCTGCAGGCCTGGCGCGCcggccagcggggggcgctgcCAGAGCTGACCTACAGCCAGCctgcggggggcgctgtgggggccGAGCGCTGGGCCAACCGGGGCGGCCTGGTGGCCTTCATGCACCGTGAACACCTGGAGGTGGTGCTGGCCACGCTGGCCACTGCTGCCCTGTGA